The following coding sequences are from one Triticum dicoccoides isolate Atlit2015 ecotype Zavitan chromosome 4A, WEW_v2.0, whole genome shotgun sequence window:
- the LOC119283824 gene encoding laccase-15-like yields MTKIPRDAIRVGHPSWTASRPDLEASPAYRRSPSLPPVAVSVTGSPPSPPVVGRRPHRRLAALAPGRRSPSLSPPSRRPHPRSPVAILVTAQSPSSPPVAVLVTTGHSAGPLVSQIKLRRLCNDTLVTVVNGQLPGPAIEVTEGDSLVVHVINKSPSGLTIHWHGVKQQLNCWADGAGMITQCPIQPNKNFTYRFNVKGQEGTLWWHAHVGCLRATIHGALLIRPRSGPNSYPFPRPNKEIPIVIGEWLGMDPIELETRIQRSILSDEPLSATINGKLGDANNCSGVIEDNYILNVEQGKTYLLRIVNAALHSEYYVKIAGHTFTVVAADANYVKPYNTDTIAIAPGETVDGLLVADASPGRYYIVANSKSMKVKTRGIVHYNPSKRYDDTPVMAPDMPGKNDAVASFYFHGNLTSLPHPLAHPVPANGDEQLFMAIDTTHMCREGGSVCGLVSRMNNISFQLPSRTPLLKAHYYHNVSSSVSTLQEFPSSIPPGLVYDEGQTSKATSVRRLRYNTTVEIVFRCPPVMYSYSNPMHLHGHDFFVLAQGHGKYDAQKDVQTYNLVDPPVRNTILVPVVGWTAIRFVASNPGVWFLHCHYEKHASSGMAMAFMVENGPTLDSTLPPPPSDYPSCDDQNSGLAFD; encoded by the exons ATGACAAAAATCCCCCGCGACGCTATTCGTGTTGGACACCCATCATGGACCGCTTCGAGGCCTGACCTTGAAGCATCACCAGCTTACCGCCGGTCGCCGTCCTTGCCCCCGGTCGCCGTCTCCGTCACCGGCTCGCCACCCTCGCCCCCGGTCGTCGGTCGCCGTCCTCATCGCCGGCTTGCCGCCCTCGCCCCCGGTCGCCGGTCGCCGTCCTTGTCGCCGCCCAGTCGCCGTCCTCACCCCCGGTCGCCGGTCGCCATCCTTGTCACCGCCCAGTCGCCGTCCTCGCCCCCAGTCGCCGTCCTCGTCACCACCGGTCATTCGGCGGGCcccctg GTGAGCCAGATTAAGCTGCGTCGCCTGTGCAACGACACGCTAGTCACCGTGGTCAACGGCCAACTCCCCGGTCCAGCAATTGAGGTCACGGAAGGAGATTCACTGGTTGTTCATGTCATCAACAAGTCGCCCTCTGGGTTAACTATTCATTG GCACGGAGtgaagcagcagctgaattgctggGCTGATGGAGCAGGGATGATAACGCAATGCCCAATCCAACCAAACAAGAATTTCACGTATCGATTCAACGTCAAGGGCCAGGAGGGCACGTTGTGGTGGCATGCTCACGTCGGCTGCCTCCGTGCAACCATTCATGGTGCACTGCTCATCCGGCCAAGATCCGGGCCCAATTCTTACCCATTTCCTAGACCTAACAAAGAGATCCCCATCGTTATAG GTGAATGGTTGGGAATGGATCCTATTGAGTTGGAAACGAGAATTCAGAGAAGTATTTTAAGTGATGAGCCCCTTTCAGCTACAATCAATGGAAAGCTTGGGGACGCCAATAACTGTTCAG GGGTCATCGAAGACAACTACATTCTAAATGTCGAGCAGGGCAAGACATATCTCTTACGGATAGTAAACGCTGCGCTCCACTCAGAGTACTACGTGAAAATCGCTGGGCATACCTTCACAGTGGTCGCCGCTGATGCCAATTATGTGAAACCATACAACACAGATACAATTGCAATCGCGCCAGGTGAGACGGTGGACGGTCTGCTAGTTGCCGACGCATCACCTGGCAGGTACTACATTGTGGCCAACAGCAAGTCAATGAAAGTGAAAACAAGAGGGATTGTGCACTACAATCCAAGCAAAAGATATGATGATACTCCGGTAATGGCGCCTGACATGCCCGGTAAAAATGACGCAGTCGCATCCTTCTACTTCCATGGCAACTTGACCAGTCTGCCTCACCCGCTTGCGCACCCGGTGCCAGCAAACGGCGACGAGCAACTATTCATGGCCATTGACACGACACACATGTGCAGAGAAGGTGGATCAGTCTGTGGTTTGGTGTCCCGTATGAACAACATCTCGTTCCAGCTTCCCTCCAGGACACCATTGCTCAAAGCACACTACTACCACAATGTGAGCAGCAGCGTAAGCACGCTGCAAGAGTTCCCAAGCAGCATACCACCTGGGTTAGTGTACGACGAGGGCCAGACGTCGAAGGCGACGTCCGTGAGGAGGCTGCGGTACAACACCACAGTGGAGATTGTGTTCCGGTGTCCTCCGGTGATGTACAGCTACTCTAACCCTATGCACCTCCACGGACACGACTTCTTTGTTCTCGCACAGGGGCATGGGAAATACGACGCGCAAAAGGATGTGCAGACATACAATTTGGTGGATCCACCCGTGAGGAACACAATCCTTGTCCCGGTAGTGGGGTGGACTGCTATCCGATTCGTGGCAAGTAATCCTG GGGTGTGGTTCTTGCATTGCCATTATGAAAAGCACGCATCATCAGGCATGGCAATGGCATTCATGGTGGAGAACGGGCCGACATTGGACTCGACTCTTCCACCACCTCCAAGCGATTATCCAAGCTGTGATGACCAAAACAGTGGTCTGGCATTTGACTAA